A genomic segment from Enoplosus armatus isolate fEnoArm2 chromosome 12, fEnoArm2.hap1, whole genome shotgun sequence encodes:
- the vwc2 gene encoding brorin, with amino-acid sequence MLHSVAMTAEVLFVLGFLMSGAQCNPIATLPASRERLERVLTQAREDKHQDKQAPEEPLGYGAQQRPEEINALGPNRTAVSRGRPNLSSQARGSKDGKPQELWSEQESLNQIDEGPTSDVTLSLDAIDEYAYPDYRGKGCMDESGFVFAIGEQFTPGPSTCPCLCTDEGPLCTKPECPKVHPRCIKVDTSQCCPQCKEKKNYCEFRGKIYASLEEFKVSPCEKCRCEPSGEVLCSVAACPQTECVDPEYEPDQCCPICKTGPNCYADTAVIPAGREVKIDECTICYCTYEEGTWQIERQATCSKNECQRS; translated from the exons ATGCTGCACTCCGTTGCCATGACAGCAGAAGTTCTCTTTGTTCTTGGGTTCCTGATGAGCGGCGCTCAGTGTAATCCTATAGCGACCTTACCAGCGAGCCGAGAACGCCTGGAAAGGGTGTTGACCCAAGCCAGGGAGGACAAACATCAGGACAAGCAGGCCCCCGAGGAGCCGCTGGGATATGGCGCTCAGCAGCGGCCGGAGGAAATCAATGCCTTGGGCCCCAACAGGACTGCCGTGAGCCGCGGCAGGCCAAACCTCAGCTCTCAGGCACGAGGATCTAAGGACGGGAAGCCCCAGGAGCTGTGGAGCGAACAGGAGAGCCTGAACCAGATAGACGAAGGCCCCACCAGTGACGTCACCCTCTCCCTGGATGCCATTGACGAGTACGCCTACCCAGACTACAGGGGGAAAGGCTGCATGGATGAGAGCGGCTTTGTGTTCGCCATCGGTGAGCAGTTCACCCCGGGCCCTTCAACGTGCCCTTGCCTCTGCACAGACGAGGGCCCTCTGTGCACCAAGCCAGAATGTCCCAAGGTTCACCCCCGCTGCATTAAAGTGGACACTAGCCAATGCTGCCCGCAGTGCAAGGAGAAAAAGAACTACTGTGAGTTTCGGGGCAAGATCTACGCCTCTCTAGAAGAGTTTAAG GTGTCTCCATGTGAGAAGTGCCGGTGTGAGCCAAGCGGGGAGGTGTTGTGCTCGGTGGCAGCCTGCCCTCAGACAGAGTGTGTGGACCCGGAGTACGAGCCGGATCAGTGCTGTCCCATCTGCAAGACTG GGCCAAATTGCTACGCAGACACAGCAGTGATACCGGCCGGCCGAGAGGTGAAGATCGATGAGTGTACAATCTGCTACTGCACATACGAGGAGGGCACATGGCAAATTGAGCGTCAGGCCACCTGCAGTAAGAACGAGTGCCAGCGGAGCTAG